Proteins found in one Aethina tumida isolate Nest 87 chromosome 1, icAetTumi1.1, whole genome shotgun sequence genomic segment:
- the LOC109601907 gene encoding neuralized-like protein 2, protein MGSKNLITRFHPCHGENIVLLEDKTVAYRRMSFANAVTFSEKPLQPGEIFLLEIEKNESGWSGHMRLGLTQLDPLTIYHTGKIPPYALPDLPDIGSSWIYGISKAHNSVFDYSDDNGRRCIKKGSDVLKMSDLNSTHMGLLKPNKSSKVILPTDAGSRIGVMYVPTSEHEADMHYIINGEDQGACVKRIPFTNAPLYVVVDVYGTTKKVRIIQLYVVPSLQAACREAILQNITKKAVSSLPLPKLLKKYLLYES, encoded by the exons ATgggttcaaaaaatttaataacacgaTTTCATCCCTGTCATGGTGAGAACATTGTCCTGCTTGAGGACAAAACAGTAGCATACAGAAGAATGAGCTTTGCAAATGCAGTAACATTTAGTGAGAAACCTTTACAGCCTggtgaaatatttcttttggaAATCGAAAAGAATGAATCAGGCTGGAGTGGGCACATGAGACTCGGCCTGACACAACTAGACCCCCTTACAATATATCACACAGGTAAAATTCCTCCTTATGCCCTACCGGACCTGCCAGATATTGGTTCATCTTGGATTTATGGAATTAGTAAGGCACACAACAGTGTTTTCGACTACAGTGATGACAATGGCAGGAGGTGCATAAAAAAAGGATCTGATGTACTAAAAATGAGTGACTTAAATAGTACACATATGGGTTTGCTTAAACCAAACAAGTCCTCTAAGGTTATTTTACCAACAGATGCAGGGAGTCGAATTGGGGTGATGTATGTCCCCACTAGTGAACATGAAGCAGACAtgcattatataattaatgggGAAGACCAAGGAGCTTGTGTCAAAAGAATTCCATTTACAAATGCTCCCTtatatgtagttgttgatgtTTATGGTACCACAAAGAAAGTTAGAATCATACAGTTGTATGTTG ttccTAGTTTACAAGCTGCTTGCCGAGAAGCCATACTGCAGAACATAACTAAAAAGGCTGTTTCTTCTTTACCTCTACCAAAACTACTGAAGAAGTATTTACTCTATGAATCCTAA